A window from Chiroxiphia lanceolata isolate bChiLan1 chromosome 3, bChiLan1.pri, whole genome shotgun sequence encodes these proteins:
- the LOC116784947 gene encoding antimicrobial peptide THP2-like, whose amino-acid sequence MKILYLLFSLLFLTLQVSPGLSSPRREMFLCRKGTCHAGRCPVHLVRDGSCFGIRSCCKWPWDVQGFSEPNIEEQ is encoded by the exons ATGAAGATCCTTTAtctgctcttttctctcctcttcttgaCACTCCAGGTTTCTCCAG GTTTGTCTTCACCCCGGAGGGAAATGTTTCTCTGTAGAAAAGGGACCTGTCACGCAGGAAGATGCCCCGTCCATCTGGTTAGAGATGGAAGTTGCTTTGGGATCCGCTCCTGCTGTAAATG gCCGTGGGATGTACAAGGCTTCAGTGAACCAAACATTGAAGAGCAATGA